One Danio aesculapii chromosome 13, fDanAes4.1, whole genome shotgun sequence DNA window includes the following coding sequences:
- the zmp:0000000662 gene encoding RING finger protein 145, translated as MVPYFVCIKMPRLEEVANVVLRVPSILVLDMLYKCDIDSFTDHLKARTEDMLFKYKYVIWNIYYLGHIVSVVVLLLPLGHIIQLYLHVLCALLLYMGHQIVRDYVRGEAQYGYEGAIFLDSTALNRFVTALTSQIIVSTLCAFLMRTQRVWLFSAHLLPLLARAISVPLDWLLTLSSVSMMITGAEVAIFLLANFFVPYRLARITYREIMDIEVTELYRLMAVGVSLWHGFAVPVLFSVFWFVLFGVQLITNFGTITAVQQGPLLYLLTSVSECCASPYSLLGLTFVVSYTALGLLSLCKFYLGGFNALQNHNVMHRGVTEGVTLLLLALQTGLLDMAALQRCFLLFIILFIVLTSTLQSMSEITEPVVLGLGASRNRSVWKHLRGLSMCGFLLLFPGFMAYKISQFFNMDFWLLILVSSCMLTSLQVTGTLLIYSLFMVEVWRGAALPGLDEIIYYVNGVCRVLEFAVAVCVVAYGAWESLWGEWSWMGASVIIIHSYCNVWLRAQAGWKSFLLRQEAARKINVLPKASGEQLQDHNDVCAICFQDMTSAVITYCGHFFHGNCLRKWLYVQETCPMCHTSIKPSASPAAAAEEAQPTQQNSPPADQQAPPENHEEQEEQRDDDEDDDEDDDDGDDDGDFSTETSCEESENKSSRRKDSLQHLHCEANGDSQGVADAVPSSSSDEDSKVSLQEPGKERARKINLAREA; from the exons ATGGTACCATATTTTGTCTGCATTAAGATGCCTCGACTAGAGGAGGTAGCTAATGTTGTCCTCAGGGTACCCAGTATCTTGGTCCTGGACATGCTGTATAAATGTGACATTGACAGCTTTACTGATCATCTCAAAGCGAGGACCGAAGACATGCTCTTCAAGTACAAATATGTCATCTGGAACATATATTACCTGG GTCACATAGTGAGTGTTGTGGTGCTGCTGCTGCCACTGGGACACATTATCCAGCTTTACCTGCATGTTCTCTGTGCCCTGCTGCTTTACATGGGTCATCAGATTGTCAG gGATTATGTCAGAGGTGAAGCTCAGTATGGGTATGAAGGCGCAATCTTTTTGGACTCTACAGCATTGAACCGTTTTGTGACTGCACTCACTA GTCAGATAATAGTCAGTACTCTGTGTGCGTTCCTCATGCGGACTCAGCGTGTATGGCTGTTCTCAGCACACTTGCTCCCTCTTCTGGCGCGTGCGATTTCTGTCCCGCTGGACTGGCTCCTCACACTCTCCTCCGTGTCCATGATGATCACAGGGGCCGAGGTTGCCATTTTTCTCCTTGCCAATTTCTTTGTGCCATACAGACTGGCCAGAATCACCTACAGAGAGATAATGGACATCGAG GTAACGGAGTTGTACAGACTGATGGCAGTCGGAGTCTCTCTCTGGCATGGCTTTGCTGTGCCGGTATTGTTTAGCGTCTTCTGGTTTGTGCTGTTTGGAGTGCAACTTATAACCAATTTTGGCACTATCACTGCTGTTCAACAGGGGCCACTCCTCTACCTTCTCACCAG TGTTTCTGAATGCTGTGCCAGCCCATACTCTCTGCTCGGCTTAACATTTGTAGTGTCTTATACGGCACTGGGACTTCTCAGTCTCTGCAAGTTCTACCTCGGAGGATTCAACGCTCTCCAGAACCATAACGTCATGCACAG GGGGGTGACAGAGGGGGTGACTCTGCTGCTGCTGGCTCTGCAGACCGGGTTATTGGACATGGCAGCTCTTCAGCGATGCTTTCTGctcttcatcatcctcttcaTCGTTCTCACATCTACTCTACAAAGCATGAGTGAGATCACCGAACCAGTTGTGTTAGGCCTCGGAGCCAGTAGAAACAG GAGTGTGTGGAAGCACCTGCGGGGTTTATCGatgtgtggttttctgctgctgtttcCAGGATTCATGGCCTACAAGATCTCACAGTTTTTCAACATGGATTTCTGGCTGCTGATTTTGGTCTCCAGCTGCATGCTAACATCTCTTCAG GTGACAGGTACTCTGCTGATCTACAGTCTGTTCATGGTGGAGGTGTGGCGCGGCGCTGCCCTGCCTGGACTGGATGAGATCATTTATTATGTGAACGGAGTGTGTCGTGTGCTAGAGTTCGCGGTGGCTGTGTGTGTGGTGGCGTACGGGGCCTGGGAGTCTCTGTGGGGAGAGTGGAGCTGGATGGGAGCCTCTGTCATCATCATCCACTCTTACTGCAATGTGTGGCTCCGGGCTCAGGCGGGCTGGAAGAGCTTCCTGCTCAGACAAGAAGCCGCTCGCAAAATCAACGTACTACCAAAGGCCAGTGGAGAGCAGCTACAGGACCACAATGATGTCTGCGCCATCTGCTTCCAG GACATGACATCAGCGGTGATTACCTACTGTGGTCATTTCTTCCACGGCAACTGTTTGAGGAAGTGGCTTTACGTGCAGGAGACGTGCCCCATGTGCCACACCTCCATCAAACCCTCAGCCAGTCCAGCGGCTGCAGCAGAGGAAGCTCAGCCGACCCAACAAAACTCACCTCCTGCAGACCAACAAGCTCCACCAGAAAACCATGAAGAACAAGAGGAGCAgagagatgatgatgaggatgatgatgaggatgatgatgatggtgatgatgatggtgatttcTCCACAGAGACCAGCTGTGAAGAGTCTGAAAATAAATCCTCCAGGAGGAAAGACAGTCTCCAACACTTGCATTGTGAAGCCAATGGTGATTCTCAAGGCGTAGCAGATGCTGTGCCCAGTAGCTCATCAGACGAGGACTCTAAAGTGTCTTTGCAGGAGCCTGGGAAGGAAAGGGCCAGAAAGATAAACTTGGCTAGAGAAGCATGA